Proteins from one Candidatus Neomarinimicrobiota bacterium genomic window:
- a CDS encoding flagellar assembly protein FliW — protein sequence MKRTIKSPIGEIEYETENRITLPRGIPGFEDVRHAVWVSDPEFDPIKWFILEENVGEALPLLDPFLVVDRYEMSIPDDAFETLESDTSEDLALMCVAHPRENAAPTINLRSPIIINPNKRLALQVILPDESLPIRYDWSKNGTEVKTG from the coding sequence ATGAAACGGACAATCAAGAGCCCGATAGGAGAAATCGAATACGAAACGGAGAACCGGATTACCCTCCCACGGGGCATACCAGGCTTTGAAGATGTCCGGCATGCCGTCTGGGTCTCCGATCCGGAATTTGATCCCATCAAATGGTTTATACTCGAAGAAAATGTGGGAGAAGCGCTCCCGCTGCTGGATCCATTTCTGGTTGTTGACCGCTATGAGATGTCCATTCCGGATGACGCCTTTGAAACCCTGGAATCGGACACCTCTGAAGATCTTGCGTTAATGTGTGTTGCACATCCCAGAGAAAATGCTGCCCCAACCATAAACCTGCGAAGCCCGATTATAATTAATCCGAATAAGCGCCTGGCACTCCAGGTAATTCTACCGGATGAATCCCTGCCAATTCGGTACGACTGGTCGAAAAACGGGACGGAGGTAAAAACGGGCTGA
- a CDS encoding flagellar protein FlgN — MKQLTNRLVNILNVELKAYDKLLEILHEEQDALVNWYVGELQAIVERKDRQLEQVTRLEKKRMDFLSSIQEDLNSLGLPAGNGEDSIKLSDIITMMGKPEGENLRNLQKSLAVVVKDVTTTNYKNQVLLKRSLEIVNANLNIYAQSDKLANTYNAAGDVNSNVEKHLIDGAI; from the coding sequence ATGAAACAGCTGACGAATCGCCTTGTCAACATCCTGAATGTTGAACTGAAAGCGTACGATAAATTGCTCGAAATTTTACATGAAGAGCAGGATGCCCTGGTCAACTGGTATGTGGGGGAGCTCCAGGCTATCGTTGAACGCAAGGATCGGCAGCTGGAACAGGTGACCCGACTTGAGAAAAAGCGAATGGACTTTCTCTCATCGATTCAGGAGGATTTGAATTCGCTGGGACTCCCAGCCGGGAATGGTGAAGATTCCATTAAACTTTCCGATATAATCACCATGATGGGCAAGCCAGAGGGAGAAAACCTCAGGAATCTGCAGAAAAGTTTAGCCGTCGTAGTGAAGGATGTAACCACCACGAATTATAAAAACCAGGTACTGCTCAAACGATCTCTGGAAATCGTGAATGCGAATCTGAATATCTATGCCCAATCGGATAAGCTCGCTAATACCTATAACGCGGCAGGCGACGTGAACAGCAACGTTGAAAAACATCTGATCGATGGCGCCATTTAG
- the flgK gene encoding flagellar hook-associated protein FlgK gives MSGITGLLNIAKSAILAQQAGMNVVSHNIANANTEGYSRQEISFSGRPGLQNIENIIGQGVDAGRVRQRQAEFADRRIRSEMGLLGHSETSRRILEQIETLFAGVGESDLNAVMNKFFNSWEDLSSNPESMEFRAQVIQKARTLVDKFHSMASGMNEVRKNINFEIGSSVKDVNRILSQIYDLNETIEYAESNGNTANDLRDSRNLLLKELSKKMDVDVQETSAGAVQVSYDGIILLDRRSLTELDATTVSDGTQSSTKIIASGHELTVTGGEIGGLLQVRDSYLTGYTNTIDDIASSLVDNVNSHHSLGFDLNGDTDINFFNPNVTNADSIEINLDILNDASKIATAEGAHDWVNNVHTSNGPGDNTIARRIANLRDIKVLQDRSTTFSDYYNSLYADVGFDTVDSQQNEENHQLLVDQLENYRDSTVGVSVDEEMADMMKFQHSYTAAARLVSVANEMMTTLINLVG, from the coding sequence ATGAGCGGAATAACCGGACTACTAAACATAGCAAAATCGGCAATCCTGGCTCAGCAGGCCGGGATGAATGTGGTCAGTCATAATATTGCCAATGCCAATACCGAGGGATATTCCAGGCAGGAAATCAGCTTTTCCGGCCGACCGGGGCTGCAAAATATTGAAAATATAATCGGACAGGGAGTTGATGCCGGCAGGGTCCGTCAGCGACAAGCGGAATTTGCTGATCGAAGGATCCGGTCAGAGATGGGACTGCTGGGTCACTCAGAAACCAGCCGCCGGATTTTAGAACAGATCGAAACGCTGTTTGCCGGGGTCGGTGAATCCGACCTGAACGCCGTTATGAATAAATTTTTCAACTCCTGGGAAGATTTGAGCAGTAATCCGGAGAGTATGGAATTCAGGGCACAGGTGATTCAGAAGGCCAGAACGCTGGTGGATAAATTTCATTCAATGGCAAGCGGAATGAATGAGGTGCGGAAAAATATCAATTTCGAAATTGGCAGCTCCGTGAAAGATGTGAACAGAATCCTGAGCCAGATCTACGATCTGAATGAAACAATTGAGTATGCGGAGTCCAACGGAAATACAGCCAATGATTTACGGGACTCCCGAAATCTCCTGCTGAAAGAACTCTCCAAAAAGATGGATGTGGACGTACAGGAGACCAGTGCCGGGGCAGTCCAGGTATCATATGATGGGATAATATTGCTGGACAGGCGAAGCCTGACGGAACTCGACGCGACCACTGTATCGGACGGAACACAAAGTTCTACGAAAATTATAGCAAGCGGTCACGAACTTACGGTCACCGGCGGGGAAATTGGCGGCCTGCTTCAGGTGCGGGATTCATATTTGACCGGATATACGAATACGATTGATGATATCGCATCCAGCCTGGTGGATAACGTAAACAGCCATCATTCGCTGGGATTCGATTTGAACGGCGATACGGATATCAATTTTTTCAACCCGAATGTCACGAACGCCGACAGTATCGAAATAAACCTGGATATCCTGAATGATGCCTCAAAAATCGCGACGGCTGAGGGGGCTCATGACTGGGTCAACAATGTGCATACATCTAATGGGCCCGGTGATAATACAATTGCCCGCCGGATTGCCAATCTGCGGGACATCAAGGTGTTGCAGGATCGGAGCACGACTTTCAGTGATTATTACAATTCCCTCTATGCCGACGTCGGATTTGATACGGTGGATTCTCAGCAAAATGAGGAAAACCATCAACTGCTGGTCGATCAATTGGAGAATTATCGCGATTCAACCGTTGGCGTTTCCGTCGACGAAGAGATGGCGGATATGATGAAATTTCAGCATAGTTACACGGCAGCCGCCCGGCTGGTATCCGTGGCCAATGAAATGATGACCACACTCATAAACCTGGTAGGATAG
- a CDS encoding flagellar protein FlaG yields the protein MMNAIKPIGDATGGFPAKSNTHLHSGQLKVNKVMAPNPSAHVQNSQNSNASNENPLRRMSEIQGMIQDLNSQVNYVRESLHFRVHESSGQLVVEVQDMATGEIIRAIPPEQLLDSLGKIREAVGALVDAEV from the coding sequence ATGATGAATGCAATAAAACCGATTGGTGATGCGACTGGCGGTTTTCCGGCAAAGTCAAATACTCACCTGCATTCAGGGCAATTAAAGGTGAACAAGGTTATGGCGCCAAATCCGTCTGCTCATGTACAAAACTCCCAAAATTCGAATGCATCAAATGAAAATCCACTCAGGCGCATGTCGGAAATACAGGGGATGATCCAGGATCTGAACAGTCAGGTGAATTATGTCCGGGAGAGTTTACACTTCCGGGTGCATGAGAGTAGCGGGCAGCTCGTGGTGGAGGTCCAGGATATGGCTACCGGTGAAATCATCCGCGCTATTCCCCCGGAGCAACTCCTGGATAGCCTCGGGAAAATCCGGGAAGCGGTCGGCGCTCTCGTGGACGCGGAGGTCTGA
- a CDS encoding flagellin, translating to MALRVANNVSAINAQRNLNKSQNMLATSLERLSSGLRINKASDDAAGLSISQNFRADIASFKMASKNASQATAMLQTAEGGMDQIHNMLTRLKELSTQAASDNVTGNRSDINAEAQQLITEIDRIANSTKYSGTALLDGYGKSTSAFDTAETNVQSGTVDISSYDVSGADAGDYTVTASGAELTITQAVESGTLSQTVTLAADSTADFDAFDISLTLSSDASASGIAGDLAGTITVNASGGTFQIGADNDGNNRVNFSIDSVQSSDLGVNSLNLTTLASAQDAMDLVDTAISTVNTARASIGANQNRLSYASANLATSIENATAAESVIRDTDIASEMTQFTKSQILQQAGTAMLAQANALPQAALSLLG from the coding sequence ATGGCACTTCGAGTAGCAAATAACGTATCTGCAATTAATGCGCAGAGGAACCTGAACAAAAGTCAGAATATGCTGGCCACTTCATTGGAACGCCTTAGCTCTGGGCTGAGGATTAATAAGGCTTCTGATGATGCGGCTGGTCTTTCAATCTCTCAAAACTTCAGGGCTGATATTGCTTCGTTTAAGATGGCATCTAAGAATGCCTCCCAGGCGACTGCAATGCTTCAGACTGCTGAAGGCGGTATGGATCAGATCCATAACATGTTGACAAGGTTGAAAGAACTGTCGACGCAGGCTGCTTCCGATAACGTAACTGGTAATCGAAGCGATATAAATGCAGAAGCACAGCAGCTGATTACAGAAATCGACAGAATTGCAAATTCCACTAAATACTCTGGAACAGCATTACTGGATGGTTACGGTAAATCGACATCGGCTTTTGACACTGCTGAGACTAACGTACAATCCGGTACTGTTGATATTTCGAGTTATGATGTGTCTGGTGCAGACGCTGGAGATTATACAGTCACAGCATCTGGTGCTGAACTCACAATAACTCAGGCGGTTGAAAGTGGAACTTTGAGTCAAACAGTAACGCTTGCCGCAGATTCAACTGCTGATTTCGACGCGTTTGATATTAGTTTGACGCTTAGTTCTGACGCCTCAGCGAGTGGAATCGCAGGTGATTTAGCAGGTACTATTACGGTAAATGCTTCTGGTGGTACCTTCCAAATCGGCGCTGACAATGATGGTAATAACAGGGTCAACTTTAGTATCGACAGTGTGCAGTCCTCTGACCTTGGGGTTAATAGTCTTAATTTGACTACCCTCGCCAGTGCACAGGACGCAATGGATCTTGTTGACACAGCTATAAGTACTGTCAACACAGCCCGTGCATCGATTGGTGCTAACCAGAACCGGCTCAGTTATGCCTCTGCAAACCTGGCAACATCGATTGAGAATGCGACTGCAGCCGAATCGGTCATCCGTGACACGGATATAGCATCCGAGATGACTCAGTTCACCAAGTCACAGATTCTGCAGCAGGCGGGTACTGCGATGTTGGCTCAGGCTAATGCGCTGCCGCAGGCGGCCCTTTCGCTTCTGGGTTAA
- a CDS encoding GSCFA domain-containing protein, with amino-acid sequence MTTTANAYKDDIIAGEQHFQNGELEKALELFTSVIQEEPENTEALNDAGVVNSELGQTEQAIEYFEKVLALQPSNENAFYNLLDQYFSQNQKSKARSIFEKFAGDINDSAVKDQYREALELGADGFIDNDNNNDIDEQIAEVEQLFQQGDTEKATKLLKELYRDHPEHLEVLNDLGVISSADENYEAAIDYFLRALASAPNHQDVRNNLIDMSSFDKGRELLQVRYHSLEQAKYLDQDDRIIFGILTNLLEQETEYRAAFTSINITPDVSNGQSIALQGYAGPPRETNEVLTPLTMQMLLIEDSEYEKTLLVSADIFGFGQKMVSKVRELLKPWGIPAERIILNASHTHYAPGTVSGLPPALGPYYEQYATQIVQAIAQQMESLWNSLQPCYIYSGEFDAQIGVNRRLNRNGTVEFGVNPDGYYPRKTPFLEINLVQDEKNILLVNHGCHPTGLGGSAVITADYPAYLREFVKSTVDSIDVMFLQGAAGSVKEVNGDAKTPQFAQSPQDVARNGKKLAEVVLEAKENVLMRTEGKVTAALTTLEIPYQAVDINSEIAQIRELSDGPSLQTQWADILEASNGEASKESFDMEMSKLSLGGSVKILTFPGEPVGELARSILSRTENSTTQFILGYTNGLQAYLPNSTQVKERGYEADTAKYVYSHPAAFSPDIEKVILAGIDELNNKLNPKRSTQPADTGQAFFTLSSGRCGTMTLSHILDTATNARVYHHPQPYLVDQTLAAYHENIDTAETFWQARKSVITEAWQHDLIFGELDHNMTPFTTAITEEIPDSKFIVLVRNPWDFVRSGMRRNYYNGHPWDSGRLRPEPSHPDFERWQAMSQFEKVCWLWNETYTRIQQYLEDIPNDRYHIVRFEDMIENPEVSKELFDFLGLTGFDEEEIQSILETPLNKQTGGSFPKPEEWAQNYHYTLLKQCKVSLINFNYDEQYRPVRNSNKQLVQTTTIWDFKKFNHQKYPPNIKPKLFTNIDKDNNVNFISKSTPITSMGSCFARNVAKYLMSKGFNYLVTEKPFQQASAHWDQVFNTASIRQIFEYTFDQNWNPLTRWWPKGEMLQDPFRRDILYNKNTAEEDFENHRAASRNALVQSDVVIITLGLIETWRDKRDGMTYYRVPSPRIYNPDIHEFYVQTVDDCLNDLDKVWEIVSLHNPNADIIITVSPVPLFATFRMDVDVVTANTLSKSTLRVAADYFSFQHNNVHYFPSYEIVMNACPAPFEDDGRHVKQAAINEVMSIFEKKFVKKEQ; translated from the coding sequence ATGACCACCACTGCCAACGCATATAAAGACGATATCATCGCCGGAGAACAACATTTTCAAAACGGCGAACTTGAGAAAGCCCTCGAACTATTCACCTCGGTAATCCAGGAGGAGCCCGAAAATACTGAAGCCCTAAACGATGCCGGCGTCGTCAATTCCGAACTGGGACAGACCGAACAAGCCATAGAATATTTCGAAAAAGTTCTGGCCCTCCAGCCGTCCAATGAGAATGCGTTTTATAATTTGTTGGATCAGTATTTCAGTCAAAATCAGAAGAGTAAAGCCCGTTCCATATTTGAAAAATTTGCTGGTGACATAAACGATTCTGCTGTTAAAGACCAATATCGTGAGGCTTTGGAATTAGGTGCAGATGGATTTATTGACAATGACAATAACAACGACATTGATGAACAAATTGCTGAGGTTGAGCAGCTTTTCCAGCAGGGTGATACAGAGAAGGCCACCAAATTATTAAAAGAACTTTATAGGGATCATCCTGAACATCTGGAGGTTCTGAATGATTTGGGTGTAATCTCCTCAGCCGATGAAAACTATGAGGCAGCAATAGACTATTTTCTCCGGGCTTTGGCAAGTGCTCCAAATCATCAGGATGTTCGAAATAACCTGATCGATATGTCCTCATTCGATAAAGGACGCGAGTTACTTCAGGTGCGGTATCATTCACTTGAGCAGGCTAAGTATCTGGATCAAGACGACCGAATTATCTTTGGAATTTTAACTAATCTGTTAGAACAAGAAACTGAGTACAGGGCGGCTTTTACCTCAATTAATATCACACCAGATGTTTCAAATGGACAATCAATCGCACTGCAGGGTTACGCCGGGCCGCCTCGTGAGACGAACGAAGTCCTGACTCCGCTCACAATGCAGATGTTGCTGATTGAAGATTCCGAATACGAAAAAACACTCCTCGTCTCTGCCGATATTTTCGGGTTTGGTCAGAAGATGGTTTCAAAGGTAAGGGAATTGTTGAAACCGTGGGGAATACCTGCAGAGCGGATTATCCTGAACGCATCGCACACACACTACGCGCCTGGTACCGTGAGCGGATTACCACCGGCATTAGGTCCATATTATGAGCAGTATGCTACCCAGATTGTCCAGGCAATTGCCCAGCAGATGGAATCCCTCTGGAACAGTCTGCAGCCCTGTTACATCTATTCCGGTGAGTTTGACGCTCAGATTGGAGTCAACCGGCGTCTGAACCGGAACGGAACTGTGGAGTTTGGTGTCAATCCTGACGGGTATTATCCACGGAAAACTCCATTTCTTGAAATCAATTTGGTTCAGGATGAAAAAAATATACTGCTTGTCAATCACGGCTGTCATCCCACCGGTTTAGGTGGATCGGCTGTTATTACCGCAGATTATCCCGCGTATCTTCGGGAGTTCGTAAAATCCACTGTAGATTCCATCGATGTCATGTTTCTCCAGGGCGCGGCAGGATCTGTGAAAGAAGTCAATGGTGATGCAAAAACCCCACAATTTGCGCAGTCGCCTCAAGATGTTGCCCGCAATGGGAAGAAATTAGCTGAGGTGGTTCTCGAGGCAAAGGAGAATGTGTTAATGCGGACAGAGGGGAAGGTAACCGCGGCGCTCACCACTTTAGAAATCCCGTATCAGGCAGTTGATATTAACTCGGAAATAGCGCAAATACGGGAATTATCGGATGGGCCGAGTCTCCAAACCCAATGGGCGGATATCCTGGAGGCATCAAACGGAGAAGCGTCGAAAGAATCATTTGATATGGAAATGAGTAAACTTTCCCTCGGAGGCTCTGTCAAAATATTGACATTCCCCGGTGAGCCGGTTGGTGAACTCGCCCGATCAATTTTATCCCGAACAGAAAATTCAACCACACAATTTATCCTGGGATATACAAACGGGTTACAGGCTTATCTCCCGAACAGTACCCAGGTCAAAGAGCGCGGCTACGAAGCCGATACAGCGAAATACGTGTATAGCCATCCGGCGGCATTCAGCCCGGACATAGAAAAAGTTATCTTGGCCGGCATTGATGAATTAAATAATAAGCTGAATCCCAAAAGGTCAACGCAACCTGCGGACACCGGACAAGCCTTTTTCACGCTGTCATCAGGCCGTTGCGGGACGATGACCCTCTCTCATATTCTGGATACGGCGACGAACGCCAGGGTGTATCATCATCCGCAGCCGTACCTTGTAGACCAGACATTAGCAGCTTATCACGAGAATATCGACACCGCAGAAACGTTCTGGCAGGCCAGAAAATCGGTGATCACTGAGGCCTGGCAGCATGACCTTATTTTCGGCGAACTGGATCACAACATGACGCCGTTCACCACTGCAATCACTGAGGAAATTCCTGATTCCAAATTTATTGTACTCGTCCGCAATCCCTGGGATTTTGTTCGGTCGGGTATGCGCCGGAATTATTATAACGGCCATCCCTGGGATTCCGGACGCCTGCGCCCCGAACCGTCCCATCCTGATTTCGAGCGCTGGCAGGCCATGTCCCAGTTCGAGAAGGTCTGCTGGCTGTGGAATGAGACGTATACGAGGATTCAGCAATACCTGGAGGACATCCCGAACGACCGGTATCATATCGTGCGATTCGAGGATATGATTGAGAATCCGGAGGTTTCCAAAGAACTCTTTGACTTCCTGGGACTTACAGGTTTTGATGAGGAAGAGATTCAGTCCATCCTGGAGACGCCACTGAATAAGCAGACGGGAGGGAGCTTTCCGAAGCCGGAGGAGTGGGCACAGAATTATCACTATACCTTATTAAAACAATGCAAGGTGAGTTTGATCAATTTTAATTATGATGAACAGTATCGTCCTGTAAGAAACTCCAATAAGCAATTAGTTCAGACAACTACTATTTGGGATTTTAAAAAATTTAATCATCAAAAATATCCACCCAACATCAAACCAAAATTATTCACAAATATTGATAAAGATAATAACGTAAATTTTATTTCAAAATCAACTCCTATTACTTCAATGGGTAGCTGTTTTGCGAGAAATGTTGCAAAATATTTAATGAGTAAAGGATTTAACTATTTAGTCACAGAAAAACCTTTTCAGCAAGCCTCAGCCCATTGGGATCAGGTTTTTAATACCGCCTCTATACGACAAATTTTTGAATATACATTTGACCAAAATTGGAATCCATTGACACGATGGTGGCCGAAGGGAGAAATGTTACAAGACCCTTTTCGGAGAGACATATTATATAATAAAAACACGGCCGAGGAGGACTTTGAAAATCATAGGGCTGCATCACGGAATGCATTGGTCCAATCGGACGTTGTGATAATAACATTAGGCTTAATTGAGACGTGGCGAGATAAGCGAGATGGCATGACATATTATAGGGTTCCATCTCCCAGAATATATAACCCGGATATACATGAGTTTTACGTACAAACAGTTGACGACTGTCTAAATGATCTGGATAAGGTGTGGGAAATTGTAAGTTTACATAATCCAAATGCAGATATAATTATAACTGTTTCCCCTGTACCGCTATTTGCGACTTTCCGAATGGATGTGGACGTAGTTACTGCCAATACTCTTTCAAAATCTACCTTACGTGTAGCAGCCGATTATTTTTCATTTCAGCATAATAATGTACACTATTTTCCATCCTATGAAATCGTAATGAATGCCTGCCCGGCTCCCTTCGAAGATGATGGTAGGCATGTAAAGCAAGCAGCAATTAATGAGGTAATGTCAATTTTTGAAAAAAAATTTGTAAAGAAAGAACAATAA
- a CDS encoding glycosyltransferase — protein sequence MLKNNIKISACMMVKNEEELLPQCLESIKDIVDEIIVVDTGSDDGTVEISKSYGAKIYYHPWENDFSKHRNQSISYATGDWFLIIDADEKIDSEKVSVHKMKSHLREMNEEVHAVMATVVDHKSDETETVRFKSARIFRNGVGVHYEGIVHNKAVYDGIPKNSNLEIHHYGYDLDPEKMDAKFQRTSELLKKRIDENPEDFEAYFYLSNAYGSINDLEKTIQYAEKSLELMPDDGKDKRLYNSAYFTLTGSYLVKDDYKAAKYWAKKGVQKNKHDIGLYFLLTNIALKEKDYESVKRYGEFYLESYDLIAKDPVESGGQFIFHVDESSREGIQYWLLSAYLVLGDTDKFWELWSAVQMIVYAKEKLWKELLKNAETTKNGPLLLRLTGDIYQSIGENHSDVFLPLTKFILESENATDEIINLFSHIQQSHLDFFNDIFLGVLKTLQKQNQQEHIIDTFEKFNSDLVKTREFQYLLIQAAYELNKTELLEEQISTILDTVSSYNNLPDYILLIISHFLLQNDLVENFVQVTEILIEISGIQYNRVIDGLRDFAPVYEVLGENYLQNNAYFCMNLSLELSYKITGDFEIIRKIGDYYFKADIYNKSIKYYNLLLQNNAVDAQILQNLRKSFVAIDNHDGVAKCNELIGTLTSSP from the coding sequence ATGTTAAAAAATAATATAAAAATCTCCGCCTGCATGATGGTCAAAAACGAAGAGGAACTCCTGCCGCAATGCCTTGAGAGCATCAAAGATATTGTGGATGAAATCATAGTAGTGGACACGGGTTCGGATGACGGAACCGTTGAAATTTCAAAATCTTATGGCGCAAAGATTTATTACCACCCTTGGGAGAATGATTTTAGTAAACACCGTAACCAATCGATTTCCTACGCGACGGGAGATTGGTTCTTAATTATTGATGCTGATGAAAAAATCGATTCAGAAAAAGTGTCGGTACATAAAATGAAATCACACCTAAGGGAAATGAATGAGGAAGTGCATGCAGTAATGGCAACTGTGGTTGACCATAAAAGCGATGAAACAGAAACTGTACGTTTCAAAAGTGCAAGGATTTTCCGAAATGGAGTCGGGGTTCATTATGAAGGAATTGTGCATAATAAAGCTGTTTATGACGGTATCCCTAAAAATTCAAATCTCGAAATACACCATTATGGGTATGATTTAGATCCAGAAAAAATGGATGCAAAATTTCAACGAACTTCCGAACTGCTAAAAAAGCGTATTGATGAAAATCCTGAGGATTTTGAGGCTTATTTTTATTTGTCAAATGCATATGGTTCAATAAATGATCTCGAAAAAACCATACAATATGCCGAGAAATCCCTTGAATTGATGCCCGATGACGGCAAAGACAAGCGGCTATATAATTCAGCATATTTTACCTTAACTGGGAGTTACTTGGTAAAAGATGATTATAAGGCCGCCAAATATTGGGCGAAAAAGGGGGTGCAAAAGAATAAACACGATATAGGTCTGTATTTTCTTTTAACAAATATTGCCTTGAAAGAGAAAGATTATGAGTCTGTAAAACGATACGGGGAATTTTATTTAGAGTCATATGACCTTATAGCAAAGGATCCTGTCGAGTCCGGTGGACAGTTTATTTTTCATGTTGATGAATCGAGTAGGGAGGGAATACAATATTGGCTACTAAGTGCTTATTTAGTATTAGGAGATACTGATAAGTTTTGGGAGCTCTGGTCGGCAGTACAAATGATAGTATATGCAAAAGAAAAACTTTGGAAGGAATTATTGAAAAATGCAGAAACGACTAAAAATGGTCCATTACTTTTACGGTTAACAGGTGATATTTACCAATCAATTGGAGAAAACCACTCTGATGTATTTTTACCTTTAACCAAGTTTATTTTAGAAAGTGAGAATGCGACAGACGAAATTATTAATCTGTTTAGCCACATACAGCAAAGTCACCTTGATTTCTTCAATGATATATTTTTAGGAGTACTCAAAACTCTACAAAAACAAAACCAACAAGAACATATAATAGATACTTTTGAAAAATTTAATTCAGATTTGGTCAAGACAAGGGAGTTTCAGTACTTATTAATTCAGGCAGCGTACGAATTAAATAAAACTGAACTATTGGAAGAACAAATCTCTACTATTCTGGACACTGTAAGCTCTTATAATAATTTACCTGATTACATTTTATTAATAATTAGTCATTTCTTATTGCAAAATGACTTGGTAGAGAATTTTGTTCAAGTTACAGAGATTTTAATAGAAATATCGGGTATCCAATACAATAGGGTAATTGATGGGCTTCGTGATTTTGCTCCTGTATATGAAGTGCTGGGTGAAAACTATCTACAGAATAACGCATATTTTTGTATGAATTTATCATTGGAATTATCTTATAAAATCACCGGTGATTTCGAAATAATCAGAAAAATTGGCGATTACTATTTTAAAGCGGATATATATAATAAGAGTATAAAATACTATAACCTCCTATTACAAAATAATGCTGTTGATGCACAAATATTACAAAATTTAAGGAAGTCATTTGTCGCTATTGATAATCATGATGGTGTAGCAAAATGTAATGAATTAATTGGAACCCTAACTTCCTCACCATGA
- the csrA gene encoding carbon storage regulator CsrA, with amino-acid sequence MLVLTRQKEESIIIGQDIVVKVLEVQGDSVKLGIEAPRSVPIVRSELYEEIKEENLAAMQSLPDSMKGIAEALRNKNQSQQDLDSKED; translated from the coding sequence ATGCTGGTACTCACGCGGCAGAAGGAAGAATCAATCATTATTGGGCAGGACATTGTCGTCAAAGTTCTGGAAGTCCAGGGAGATTCGGTCAAACTCGGCATTGAAGCGCCCAGGTCGGTCCCGATAGTCCGAAGTGAACTGTACGAAGAAATTAAGGAAGAAAACCTGGCAGCTATGCAATCCCTGCCTGATTCCATGAAGGGAATCGCCGAGGCATTACGGAACAAAAACCAATCGCAACAAGACCTGGATTCCAAAGAAGACTAA
- the flgL gene encoding flagellar hook-associated protein FlgL — MRITNSILYRAIKRNVQKSSENVYKYQEQIASGKRINRPSDDPLGAMKAQQLHTSLNKIDQFSRNHTYAKTWLNASEAALSQSSDLLVRLKEITLAQGSSNSNENTREIAAEEVRTLKDQLLSLANTKVSNRSIFAGHQTGSTTFAGDGTYGGDDGNIYLNIKEGIALKVNHTGEEIFKSDTYKNIFETVNELVTALENNDGETIREKIDEIDTTFQNVNRNISFIGSLHNQVENVREMSEEEKIRHKEHLGEVEEIDLVEAVIGLESARNTYQTALSGAKTISQMNLSQLL, encoded by the coding sequence ATGCGAATTACCAACTCCATATTGTATCGGGCAATCAAGCGGAATGTTCAGAAGTCATCCGAGAATGTCTATAAATACCAGGAACAGATCGCGTCCGGAAAGCGAATCAACCGGCCGTCTGACGATCCGCTGGGTGCAATGAAGGCGCAGCAACTGCATACCAGTCTGAATAAAATCGATCAATTCTCCCGGAATCACACTTACGCGAAAACCTGGTTAAACGCATCGGAAGCGGCACTGTCACAGAGCAGCGATCTTCTGGTACGTCTCAAGGAGATTACCCTTGCCCAGGGTAGCTCAAACTCCAATGAAAATACCAGGGAAATTGCGGCCGAAGAGGTACGCACTCTCAAGGATCAGTTACTTTCACTTGCGAATACCAAAGTGAGTAATCGTTCTATCTTTGCCGGACATCAAACCGGTTCCACTACCTTCGCTGGGGACGGAACTTATGGCGGGGATGACGGAAACATTTACCTGAACATCAAGGAGGGGATCGCTCTGAAGGTGAATCATACCGGGGAAGAGATTTTCAAGTCCGATACTTATAAAAACATCTTCGAAACGGTGAATGAGCTAGTGACCGCTCTGGAGAATAACGACGGAGAGACTATCCGGGAAAAAATCGATGAGATTGATACAACGTTCCAGAATGTAAACAGGAACATCTCATTTATCGGTTCACTCCACAACCAGGTGGAGAATGTTAGGGAAATGTCAGAAGAAGAAAAGATTCGCCATAAGGAACATCTGGGGGAAGTTGAGGAGATCGATTTGGTAGAAGCGGTGATCGGGCTGGAATCCGCCCGCAACACCTATCAAACTGCACTCTCTGGCGCTAAAACAATTTCACAAATGAACCTTTCACAACTGCTATAA